One segment of Pasteurella skyensis DNA contains the following:
- the yhbY gene encoding ribosome assembly RNA-binding protein YhbY, translating into MSVILTTKQKQYLKSLAHHLSPVVMLGNNGLTEGVLAEIDCALNHHELIKVKISGADREMKQLIIDAIIRETKATNVQTIGHILVLYRESEDKKITLPKAKKSI; encoded by the coding sequence ATGTCAGTTATATTAACAACAAAACAGAAACAATACTTAAAAAGTCTGGCTCATCATTTAAGTCCAGTAGTAATGCTTGGTAACAATGGGTTAACAGAGGGTGTGTTAGCGGAAATTGATTGTGCGCTTAATCATCACGAGTTGATTAAAGTAAAAATTTCAGGGGCAGATCGTGAAATGAAGCAGTTGATCATTGATGCGATTATACGTGAAACCAAAGCGACAAATGTACAAACCATTGGGCATATTTTAGTTTTGTATCGTGAAAGTGAAGATAAAAAGATCACTTTACCAAAAGCAAAAAAATCGATCTAA